The sequence ACGGTATTTACTGATGAGGTACGCCCGCACGTGCGCGAGATAATCGACTCGTATCAGCTGTTGGCTATGATCGACCTGATTCAGGCCAAGGCCAAGTGGGCTGAGCTGACTCTGGCTTTTGAACCAACCGTAAAGGCCGAACCTGTTATCGACTGGATTCGTGCCATCCATCCCTTGCTGCAGCTCTCGCTGGAGAAGAAGGGTGGGCATGTGGTGCCTCTGGATATTATGCTGAACCGTGCAAAGCGACTGCTGCTTATCAGTGGTCCTAATGCTGGTGGTAAATCGGTATGCCTGAAAACGGTTGGCTTGCTGCAGTATATGTTGCAGTGCGGCTTGCCTGTTCCTATCGGTGATCGCTCTACCGCAGGTATCTTCGAGAGTATCATGATTGATATCGGCGATGAGCAGAGCATCGAGAACGATCTGAGTACCTACTCGAGTCATCTGATGAACATGAAGCAGATGATGAAACAGGCTGGCGAGCGCTCGCTGTTGCTGATAGATGAGTTTGGTAGCGGTACCGAGCCCGCCATTGGTGGTGCTATTGCCGAGGCCATGCTGAAGCAGTTCTGGAAGAAGCGTACCTTTGGTGTGATTACCACTCACTATCAGAACCTGAAGCATTTTGCCGACGATCACGAGGGTGTGGTGAATGGCGCCATGCTGTACGACCGACATGAGATGCAGGCCTTGTTCCAGCTGTCGATTGGTCAGCCTGGTTCGAGCTTTGCCATCGAGATTGCCCGTAAGACGGGTATCCCCGAAGAGGTGATTAAGGATGCCAGTGATATCGTGGGTCAGGATTATATCCAGAGTGATAAATACCTGCAGGATATTGTGCGCGATAAGCGTTACTGGGAAGGTAAGCGACAGACTATCCACCAGCACGAGAAGAAACTGCAGGCCAGTGGTGAGCGCTTGGAGGCTGCTGTAGAAGAGATTGAAGCAGAGCGCAAGGCTATTCTGCGCAAGGCCCGAGAGCAGGCCGAGGAACTGTTGCGCGAGAGTAATAAGAAGATAGAAAACGCCATCCGTGAGATACGTGAGGCCCAGGCCGAGAAGGAGCGTACCCGCAAGATTCGCGAGGAACTGGATACCTTTAAGGAGGAGCTGGCTCAGGTTGATACCCGTGCTACTGATGAAGCCATTGCCAAGAAGATGCGCCAGATTCAGGAGCGTAAGGAGCGCAGAGAGAAACGTAAGGCCGAGAAGCTTTCGAAGAAAGAGGAAGGTGGAAAGCGAGAGGATGCCGCAGCTGTAGCAAGTGCTCAGTCCTCAAAGGCTAACATACCACTCCAGAAAGGCGATACCGTGCGTATCAAGGGTCTTACCAGCGTGGGTGTTATCGATAGTATCGATGGCGGAAAGGCTGTGGTAGTATTTGGTGGTATGAAAACCAAGATGCGCCTGGAGCGCCTGGAGCATGCCGAGAAACCCAAGGAGCAGCAGACCAAGGCCGAGGAACGTAACAGCAATATTGCTGGCTCGTATGGTGTGGTATCGAAGGATACTCGCAATGTGATTGATAATCGAAAACTGAACTTTAAACAAGATATAGATGTGCGCGGTATGCGTGGCGACGAGGCTATTAATGCCATTACCTATTTTATAGACGATGCTATACTGGTAGGAGTGAGTCGTGTACGCATTCTGCATGGTACCGGAACAGGTATTCTGCGCCAGTTAATCCGACAGTATCTGGGCACTATTCCTAACGTTTCGCACTACCGCGACGAGCATGTGCAGTTTGGTGGTGCAGGCATCACTGTTGTGGATTTAGAATAAAAAATCAATACTTGATTTAAATCGTGAAACTTCCCAATAATGCTTAAAAAAGCTAAAAATATTTGGGCGGTAAGGTCATTCGTCGTATCTTTGCACCGGTTAAGCGTAACTAAGCGCTGATATGAACGCATTTCCGACGTGAAGTCGGTACTCTCAATTTTAATGAATTTATCTAAAGGATAACGCGGTTTGTTCGCGAGAACCCTCCGCCTAAAGTATAGAGATTTATGATTGGTTTTATTAAGAAGGCAGTTTTGAGCTTAATGGCTCTGTTCTTGGTAACTCTGTCGGTTTCGGCCGAAGGTTTCGGTACACGGAGCAACAAAACGTTAGGCTTTGACTGGAATCCAGTGATGGATGCAATTATTAAAGTGGAAAGCGAAGGAAATCCTAAGGCCGTGAGTGGAAACTCGGTAGGCGCGATGCAGATTACTCCAGTACTCGTTAAGGAATGTAATAACATCCTGAGTAAACGTAAGAGTAAGAAGCGATACACATTAGCTGACCGTTATAGTGTAGAAAAATCGAAAGAGATGTTCCTTCTGATTCAAAGCTATTTTAACCCGGAGAACAGCGTCGAGAAGGCTATACGTTCTTGGAATGGTGGTATGAATTATGGTATAAAAACTACTAACAGTTACTACCGAAAGGTTATAGCAAGAATGAAAAAGTAAATCTGATAATCCGATTGTCGAGGGCCTGAGCCCTGACGATCGGATCATTTTTTTTGTATGCGGTTTAATCTGTCAGTAAGTCGGGGGGGGAGGGATATAAACAAAAAATGCAAGCCTTTCAGCTTGCATCTCCTCTTTAGTTGCGGAGGCAGGATTCGAACGTGCGACCTCCAGGTTATGAGCCTGGCGAGCTACCAACTGCTCCACTCCGCGATGTTAAATTTTCGCTGCATTTCAGGGTGTTTCCTGATTTGCGGGTGCAAAGGTACGACTATTTTTTGAATTGGCCAAATTTTTCGGCCATTTTTTTGTAAATTTGTTGTTTTTGTAATATTTTTCCTCGTTTTTCTTGTCAGTTTCAAATAAAAGGCTTACTTTTGCACATCGTAGAATAGTGTGCAATTTTAAAATTTAGGAGGAAACAGACATGTCTATATCCAAGACAAGACAGAAACTAGTAGATGTAGCACGCCAGCTGTTCGCCAAGAACGGACTGGAAAATACGACGATGAACGATATTGCCCTGCAATCGGGTAAGGGTCGCCGTACGCTATATACCTATTTTAAGTCGAAAGAGGAAATCTACTATGCTGTTATCGAGAGCGAGTTGGAGCGATTGAGCGACAAGCTCGATGAGGTGGCTGCCCGAAAAATCCGTCCACAGGACAAGATTATCGAGCTGATCTATACCCATCTCAGTATGATTCGCGAAACGGTGGTTCGTAACGGTAACCTGCGTGCAGAGTTCTTCCGTAACATCTGGATGGTAGAGAAAGTGCGCCGCCATTTCGACGATGCCGAGATTGAGCTGTTCCGTAAGGTTTATGCCGAGGGTAAGGACGATGGCGAGTTTGATATCGACAACGTGGACCTGGTGGCTGATATTACACACTATTGTATCAAGGGCCTCGAAGTACCTTATATATATGGACGTATTGCCCATGGTATGAAGGAGGAGGACACCAAACCCCAGGTGGCCAAGGTGGTTTATGGTGCGCTGGGAAAGATTCAGAAAAGATAAACATTACACATTATTAATAATAGAAAACAATTATGGGATTATTAGAAGGTAAGACAGCGCTGATTACAGGTGCTGCACGCGGTATCGGAAAGGCTATCGCACTGAAGTATGCCTCTGAAGGCTGTAACATCGCATTCACCGACCTTGAGGTGAACGAGGAGACCGAGAAGGAAATTGCTGCTCTGGGTGTAAAGGCTAAGAGCTATGCTTCGAACGCTGCCGACTTTGCTCAGACCGAGGAAGTAGTTAAGGCTGTAAAGGAAGAGTTCGGATCAATCGATATTCTGGTTAACAATGCTGGTATCACTAAGGACGGACTGATGCTGCGTATGACTGAGCAGCAGTGGGATGCTGTTATCGCAGTAAACCTGAAGTCGGCCTTCAACTTCATCCACGCTTGTGTACCCGTTATGATGCGTCAGCGTGGTGGCTCTATCATCAACATGGCATCAGTAGTAGGTGTTCATGGTAACGCTGGTCAGGCTAACTATGCTGCCTCAAAGGCTGGTTTGATTGCTCTGGCTAAGAGTATCGGTCAGGAGATGGGTCCTAAGGGTATCCGTGCTAACGCCATCGCTCCTGGTTTCATCGATACAGCTATGACTCAGGCTCTGCCCGACGATATCCGTAAGGAGTGGATCAACAAGATTCCTCTGCGTCGTGGTGGTCAGGTTGAGGATATCGCTAATGTTGCTACCTTCCTGGCTTCTGACCTCTCAAGCTATGTAAGCGGTCAGGTTATCCAGGTTGATGGTGGTATGAACATGTAGTTCATTGAACATTGATTATTGAACATTATGGAGGTCGTTTACGAAGACAACCATATCATCATAGTCAACAAACAGAGTGGGGAGATCGTACAGGGCGATAAGACTGGCGATCGCCCCCTTTCTGAATTGGTGAAAGACTATATCAAAGAAAAGTACGCCAAGCCAGGTGCCGTTTTCCTGGGTGTGGTGCACCGCCTGGATCGTCCTGTTTCAGGGCTGGTGGTGTTTGCCCGAACCTCGAAAGCGCTTACCCGACTGAACAAGATGTTTGCCGAGGGACAGGTGCATAAAACCTACTGGGCGATAGTGAAAAATCGTCCTAAGGCCCTCGAGGGAACGCTCGAGAACTGGCTGGTGCGTAACGAGAAACAGAACAAGAGCTATGCCTACGATAAGGAGCGCCCCAATGCCAAGAAAGCCCTGTTGAAATATCGTGTGATAGGACAGACAGATAACTATACGGTGCTTGAGGTGAACCTGATGACGGGTCGTCATCACCAGATACGCTGTCAGTTGGCTGCCATGGGCTGTCCCATTAAGGGCGACTTGAAATATGGTGCGCCTCGCAGCAATCCCGATGGCAGTATCTCGCTCATGTCGCGTAGGGTGGAGTTCGTGCATCCTGTTTCGAAAGAAACCATTATCGTAGAGGCACCGTTGCCCAACGATCCGTTGTGGCAGGCTGCATCAACCAGATAAACAAATGAAGAAAGTCCTGAAGTGGTTGGGGATAGCGGTTTTGGTACCCATACTGCTTATTGTGATTCTAACCGCGCTACTTTATTTGCCGCCTGTGCAAAATTGGGCGGTAAAGAAGGTGGCCGCCATCGCCTCGGAGAAAACGGGCATGGACATCACAGTAGAACGGGTATGCCTGGAGTTCCCGCTCGACTTAGGCATCGAGGGCTTTCGTGCTTTGCATCAAAACCAGACCGACACCATTGCCGATGTGCGCAAGATGGTGTGCGATGTGCGCTTGATACCCTTGTTTAGCAAGCGTGTGGTGATAGACGAGCTATCGCTGACAGATGCCAAACTGAATACCAACGGCTTTATTGGCGACCTACGTATCAAAGGTAATCTGCAGGAACTTTGGCTGTCGTCGAATGGTATCGACCTTGACCAGGAAACCGTAGAAGTGAATGGTGCCCGACTCTCAGAAGCCCAACTGGATATCGCCCTGAGCGATACAGCGGCTGTTGACACCACAGAATCGACAATGAAATGGATAGTAAATGCCGATTCGGTGAGTATCCTGAAGAGTAATTTCATGGTCCACCTGCCAGGCGACACGCTGAACGCCCAAGCCTATATGGGTAGGGCAGTGGCACGCGAAGTGCTGGCCGACCTTGGTAACAAGATTTATAAAGTGGGCAGTCTGGACTGGAACCAGGGACGCCTGAACTACGACAACCGCTACGAGCCAGAGGTGAGCGGACTGGATTATAACCATCTGGCACTTACGGATATCAATCTGCGTATCGATTCGATTGAATACGTAGAGCCTAACACCTCTCTTATTATTAGAGACCTGAGGGCGAAGGAGAAAAGCGGTCTGCAGGTAAACCACCTGTCGGCCCGCGTAACGATGGACGACAAGCGACTCACCATCCCCCAACTGAGATTGCAAACGCCTGATACAGATATCGAGACCGAGCTGGCGATGGACTTTAATACCTTCGACACCCAGCAGCCTGGTGCGATGAAGCTGCGTTTGAATGCGCAGATAGGTAAGCAGGATGTGATGCGTTTTGCCGGCGATATGCCACAGGCCTTTGTGCGCAACTATCCTAACCATCCCATCAGCATCAAGGGTTCGGTAAACGGAAATATGCAGCATATGGCGTTTACGGGGCTCAACATCCATCTGCCAACTGCCTTCCGCATCACAGCTACCGGTACGGCTGATAACGTAACTGATATCACCAAGCTGAAGGCTGATATCGCCCTGAATGCCAAGACCGAGAATCTGAATTTTGCCTTGGCTTTGGCCGATCCTGCCTTGATGCGTAATTATCGCTTGCCAGGTATGGCGATAGATGGTAAGCTGAAGGCCGATGGCACCCGCTATGCCACCAATCTGACACTGCGCGAGGGTACAGGCATAGTAAAACTGAAGGGTAGTGCCAGCATTCCAACCAATGCTAAAGGTGATTTGCTGATGGCTGGCATAAGCTACGATGCCGATATGAGCATCAACCGTCTGAATCTGCACCATTTTATGCCACGCGACTCTATCTATACCATCACAGCCGATGTGAAGGCCAAGGGATATGGTACCGATTTCCTCTCGAACAAGAGCAAATTGACAGCCAGTGCCAAGATACACCAGTTGCAGTATGGCAGTTGGGACTTGAAGCAGATGAATGCCGAAGCCACCTTGGCTAACGGACATGCGTTGGCATCTATCACGGGTCATAACCAGTTGCTGCAAGGCACCATAGGTGTTGACGCCCAGTTGAATACCAAGAAGCTGATGGCTACCATCAGTGCCGATCTGGATAAGGCCGACCTGTACCGCATGCGTTTGGTTGATATGCCATTGGCGATTGGCTTATGCGGTTCGGTAGATGTGGTTTCGGATATGAAACTCACTCATCGTGTAACAGGCTTGGTGGATGAAATCTACATCAAAGGTAAGAACGAAACCCTGCGACCCGATTTTATCGGACTGCATGTCAATACTACGGTAGATACCGTGATTGCCCGTATTCAGAGTGGCGACTTTATCGTGAAGCTGGATGCCAAGGGCAACTACGAGCGCCTGCTGAAGAAACTCACCATCTTAGGCGACTCAACTGTGGCGCAGATTGATAAGCGCATCATCGACCAACCTGCCATCAAGCGTCTGTTGCCCGAGATGAAACTGCATGTCGAGAGTAAGCGCGACAACCCGATGGCCAGTTTGCTCAAGGCGTTAGATGTTCAGTTCAAGGAGCTGATGCTGGATGTGAATACCTCGCCTGTAACAGGTATTAATGGTCAGAGCTATCTCTACTCGTTGGTTTACGATAGTACCCGTATCGATACCATCCGTTTGAACCTCACACAGAAGGGCGACCGCTTAACCTACCAGGGTCAGGTGCGCAACAACAAGCGTAATCCGCAGTTTATCTTCAATGCCCTGATTGATGGTACCGTCCACCAGCATGGTGCATTGGTAGGCTTGCGCTTTTTCGACCAGCACGATAAAATGGGCTTGCGTTTAGGCGTGACAGCCGAGATGGAGAACGATGGTATCCGCTTTAAGCTGTTGCCCGAGCGCCCAACTATTGGTTATAAGGAGTTTAACCTGAACAAGGACAACTTCCTGTTTATGGGTCGCAACAAGCGCTTGCAGGCAAAGGTGGACCTGATTGCCGACGATAAGACGGGTATCAAACTCTATACCGAGAACCAGGATTCTACCATGCTGCAGGATATCACCCTGAGTGTGAACAGTTTTGATTTGGGCGAGCTCACCTCGGTAATCCCATACCTGCCCCGTA is a genomic window of Xylanibacter ruminicola 23 containing:
- a CDS encoding endonuclease MutS2; this translates as MIYPNNFERKLGFDEIRRLLKARCQSTLGQEKVDEMAFSVDADVVNEWLTQVREFRRLTAEHDDFPMQYFFDVRESIARIRLENTHLEEDEVWDLRRSLETIANIVRFLQRDGDEKPNGEVVYPYPALYRLTDGVATFPAMIRRIDSILDKFGKVKDSASMTLAGIRHDLEKTQGSISRTLYTILHAAQRDGLVDKDAAPAMRDGRLVIPVAPQVKRRINGIVHDESATGKTVFIEPTEVVEANNKVRQLEAEERREVIRILTVFTDEVRPHVREIIDSYQLLAMIDLIQAKAKWAELTLAFEPTVKAEPVIDWIRAIHPLLQLSLEKKGGHVVPLDIMLNRAKRLLLISGPNAGGKSVCLKTVGLLQYMLQCGLPVPIGDRSTAGIFESIMIDIGDEQSIENDLSTYSSHLMNMKQMMKQAGERSLLLIDEFGSGTEPAIGGAIAEAMLKQFWKKRTFGVITTHYQNLKHFADDHEGVVNGAMLYDRHEMQALFQLSIGQPGSSFAIEIARKTGIPEEVIKDASDIVGQDYIQSDKYLQDIVRDKRYWEGKRQTIHQHEKKLQASGERLEAAVEEIEAERKAILRKAREQAEELLRESNKKIENAIREIREAQAEKERTRKIREELDTFKEELAQVDTRATDEAIAKKMRQIQERKERREKRKAEKLSKKEEGGKREDAAAVASAQSSKANIPLQKGDTVRIKGLTSVGVIDSIDGGKAVVVFGGMKTKMRLERLEHAEKPKEQQTKAEERNSNIAGSYGVVSKDTRNVIDNRKLNFKQDIDVRGMRGDEAINAITYFIDDAILVGVSRVRILHGTGTGILRQLIRQYLGTIPNVSHYRDEHVQFGGAGITVVDLE
- a CDS encoding TetR/AcrR family transcriptional regulator, with product MSISKTRQKLVDVARQLFAKNGLENTTMNDIALQSGKGRRTLYTYFKSKEEIYYAVIESELERLSDKLDEVAARKIRPQDKIIELIYTHLSMIRETVVRNGNLRAEFFRNIWMVEKVRRHFDDAEIELFRKVYAEGKDDGEFDIDNVDLVADITHYCIKGLEVPYIYGRIAHGMKEEDTKPQVAKVVYGALGKIQKR
- the fabG gene encoding 3-oxoacyl-[acyl-carrier-protein] reductase; amino-acid sequence: MGLLEGKTALITGAARGIGKAIALKYASEGCNIAFTDLEVNEETEKEIAALGVKAKSYASNAADFAQTEEVVKAVKEEFGSIDILVNNAGITKDGLMLRMTEQQWDAVIAVNLKSAFNFIHACVPVMMRQRGGSIINMASVVGVHGNAGQANYAASKAGLIALAKSIGQEMGPKGIRANAIAPGFIDTAMTQALPDDIRKEWINKIPLRRGGQVEDIANVATFLASDLSSYVSGQVIQVDGGMNM
- a CDS encoding RluA family pseudouridine synthase yields the protein MEVVYEDNHIIIVNKQSGEIVQGDKTGDRPLSELVKDYIKEKYAKPGAVFLGVVHRLDRPVSGLVVFARTSKALTRLNKMFAEGQVHKTYWAIVKNRPKALEGTLENWLVRNEKQNKSYAYDKERPNAKKALLKYRVIGQTDNYTVLEVNLMTGRHHQIRCQLAAMGCPIKGDLKYGAPRSNPDGSISLMSRRVEFVHPVSKETIIVEAPLPNDPLWQAASTR
- a CDS encoding translocation/assembly module TamB domain-containing protein, giving the protein MQNWAVKKVAAIASEKTGMDITVERVCLEFPLDLGIEGFRALHQNQTDTIADVRKMVCDVRLIPLFSKRVVIDELSLTDAKLNTNGFIGDLRIKGNLQELWLSSNGIDLDQETVEVNGARLSEAQLDIALSDTAAVDTTESTMKWIVNADSVSILKSNFMVHLPGDTLNAQAYMGRAVAREVLADLGNKIYKVGSLDWNQGRLNYDNRYEPEVSGLDYNHLALTDINLRIDSIEYVEPNTSLIIRDLRAKEKSGLQVNHLSARVTMDDKRLTIPQLRLQTPDTDIETELAMDFNTFDTQQPGAMKLRLNAQIGKQDVMRFAGDMPQAFVRNYPNHPISIKGSVNGNMQHMAFTGLNIHLPTAFRITATGTADNVTDITKLKADIALNAKTENLNFALALADPALMRNYRLPGMAIDGKLKADGTRYATNLTLREGTGIVKLKGSASIPTNAKGDLLMAGISYDADMSINRLNLHHFMPRDSIYTITADVKAKGYGTDFLSNKSKLTASAKIHQLQYGSWDLKQMNAEATLANGHALASITGHNQLLQGTIGVDAQLNTKKLMATISADLDKADLYRMRLVDMPLAIGLCGSVDVVSDMKLTHRVTGLVDEIYIKGKNETLRPDFIGLHVNTTVDTVIARIQSGDFIVKLDAKGNYERLLKKLTILGDSTVAQIDKRIIDQPAIKRLLPEMKLHVESKRDNPMASLLKALDVQFKELMLDVNTSPVTGINGQSYLYSLVYDSTRIDTIRLNLTQKGDRLTYQGQVRNNKRNPQFIFNALIDGTVHQHGALVGLRFFDQHDKMGLRLGVTAEMENDGIRFKLLPERPTIGYKEFNLNKDNFLFMGRNKRLQAKVDLIADDKTGIKLYTENQDSTMLQDITLSVNSFDLGELTSVIPYLPRITGKLNGDYHILQDKNENISVASDMAVRQMTYEGSPIGNISTELVYLMKEDDTHAVEARLMLDDEEFGLLSGIYKSQGEGFIDANFTMTRLPLSLVNGFVPDQLVGLEGYGEGSVTIRGTTSHPEVNGEMYVDSAYLVSIPYGIRMRFDNDPVRIVGSKLLLENFGLYSSNNDLLNLMGNIDFSDTEHIMMDMRMRANNFLLINSKRQAKSVAWGKAYVNFMSRMQGPLEALNMRGRLDVLGSTDMTYMLLDSPLSTDNRLEELVKFTDFSDSTTTVVTRPAPSGLNVDLTINVSQGAHVVCDLNVDESNYVDLMGGGDLRMKYNAEGIHLTGRYTLSSGEMKYSLPVIPLKTFTVKEGSYVEFTGDPMNPKLNITATERTKANVTNEGGGTRSVLFDCGVIITKTLNDMGLEFIIDAPEDQTVSGELTTMSKEERGKMAVAMLTTGMYLADTNTSAFSMNSALSSFLQSEINTIAGSALKTLDLSLGIDNTTDASGAMHTDYSFKFAKRFFNNRLRIELGGKVSSGANDAMGGQNQSFFDNVTMEYRLNQDATKNLKLFYNQNVYDWLEGYTGEYGIGFVWRRKLNSLKDVFSFWKKEQPMLMPRTTTPRDTIRRDSVPSTNRERHAK